In Coregonus clupeaformis isolate EN_2021a unplaced genomic scaffold, ASM2061545v1 scaf3849, whole genome shotgun sequence, one DNA window encodes the following:
- the LOC121578206 gene encoding musculoskeletal embryonic nuclear protein 1 — translation MSQPGEVKKKKRPVMKEEDLKGARSKLGLKGEPKSKTYEVMVECERMGKVAPSVFSGVKSGGETVLEKPEAPGASIFGK, via the exons ATGTCTCAG CCCGGTGAGGTAAAGAAGAAGAAGCGTCCTGTGATGAAGGAGGAAGACCTGAAAGGAGCCCGCAGCAAACTGGGGCTAAAGGGCGAGCCCAAGAGTAAGACTTATGAGGTCATGGTAGAGTGTG AGCGTATGGGGAAGGTGGCTCCCTCTGTTTTCAGTGGGGTGAAGTCTGGAGGAGAGACAGTACTGGAGAAGCCTGAAGCCCCAGGAGCCAGCATCTTTGGCAAGTAG